From the genome of Cololabis saira isolate AMF1-May2022 chromosome 1, fColSai1.1, whole genome shotgun sequence:
GCTGGGGTGATGTTAAGCATAGACCGAAGATCGGTTTACCTCTTTCCCAAACCTCTGACCTTAAACTGTACTGGTGATTCaaagtacattttttttaaaacatagtTAGTCTTAATCAAGTCATGATAATGATCCCTCATTCAGATCCAAGTTACCATGCCTTCCAAATCTTCTGACTCATAAAAGTTAAGATGTTTTGAGATGCGTCCCTGTCGCTGACTGTATCTCGTGTTTTCTGTAGGCAATGCATCAGTGGAAACCCCAGAGCGATTTgcatatgcagacaaaaagtACTCAGGAGCAAGTGTAGTCAGTCAGCGAAAGGGTGAGCATGTGACTCTTCACCCCACAAGAGTTGAGTCAGCTGACTTGCTGCACAGCTTAAGAACCTACTGAACAGGAGGCTTTAGCCCTTAATTGTATAAGCCCTTCAGCGAAGATGAACAGGCTTCGAGGAAAAAGTAGGTTGGAGACTGTGAGTCACtctattaaaacaaaataacactTTTTGAACAGCAAAGCTAttcttatttatgtatttatttatttatttatttatttgcacaaaaGAACTTTAAGTTCAGCACTTCCCCCTCTTGGTGTGGAGGTCAAAGTGGACATGCTTTTCCATGCTTTCTGACCTTCCTGAAGTGTTGATGAATAGTGACCGTAAATGTTATTATGAGCTTAAATAGCACCGATTCTATGTTATAGAAGCAGTGAATCAAAATGTCACAAACTTTACGGTGCAAGACTTTATTTTTAGACTTCATCTAACTGCGTCATGAGCTATTGAGCCTTCAGACACTCGACCAGTTAAAAGCACTTAAGACAACATCATCTCTTTTAAGGAAGTGCTGTTACTGGAGATTTGTTTCACAAAGGGACAAAAGGCACTTTTGCGACACCGTCTAAGATTTGCTCAccttttcattttctcttccatctATGAGTCTTTTAGTTGCCTCTGCCATTATGTCCACAATAGATCTGTGAGCTACACAGTCACAAGAGATGACCAAGAATGAGAGTCCAAGCTATTTGGGCTGGTATTTGCCGAATGTAAGGATGGAAAACCCTTAAGCACTGGACAATGATCAAATTGAACGAATGAAAAGGATACTGATTTTTGTTACTTTAAAACATGATAAGTTTGTTGTTTGATATTTAAGTTGTCATCAAATCATATCAAAAGATCAAAGCTCACTAATGTGCTGGCCTGTCACTCACAAACTTTCTAATTCCCCCTCCATTCGCTTGAGGATGTCATAAAGCAAATTAAGGATGTATTTTATGGAATTAAAGTCGTCTTTTTGAACACATAAGATACAGCTTCCCTCTAATTGCAACAATGAATCTAATTCAAGTGTTCCATATAGCTTTTAGAAAACAATAAAGTTATATAACATAGTGAGTGGTCCTTTGTATCACCAAGACATTGTTGATGGTGACgcctttatatttatttatgccAATCGGGGGCATAGATTGACACTGAGCTGCTGGAGACAGTCAGTCCCAGGGTGAGCGCCGAGAAACAGACAAGCACTCCTATTAAAGGCCTATTAGGAATCACTACTTagcacatttcaactttttctctgtGGTTtcttcccatgatgcaccttAAACCACAGAGTCTGGAGAAAGTCCACGGAGGAAAAACAGGAGAGTTCCACAGCAAGTCCACAGGTGTCTGATCCAAAATCTTTACGCTGAGAAGCAAAGCTCATTTAGACACCTCTGCTCAGGATTTAGGAAATACATCTTTAGCAGCAAACCTAATGTAATGATAGTGCAGGACTTCATTCATAAAACACAATTTTTACATGTTGGGTTCACCGAATCATTGTTTTTGTATGGAAAGAAGCAAAGTGAGGCTTCATGCCAAAATATCCCCTGGGTccaaaaaaccaaaaacatggACCTATAAACATACATGATGTGTTTAATTCAGAAtcagaagaatcagaatcaggtttatttggccaagtcggGTCAAACAAGACTGTTAATTTGACTCCAGAGCATATAAACTACCACTAAATTTAGTTTTCTAAGATTTTTCAGCACTATGCCTAAAACAAGTGACTTATGAGCAATTTTGAATAACTATCAGTGTTGCTGAGTGTATGTGAGTGGGGGGGCGACACCATCCCTCCCTACACCAGTGTGGCAGCAGgcatctcaacagattttcaaatcTACATtagtaaaatgaaaaacattttgcAGACTGAGAATACACCAGATCTAAGTGGGGAAAATGCCTGTAATGTGGGTGAAATTACCCTTTAAGCAAGAAATTCTTACATTCAAGTTTGGGGTCCAAGCCTGAGAAGAAACACACtgctgttttctgctcatgggGGTCTGAGGGCGGATAGGAGCCAGAGCTGCAGCGCCTGAGGTGGGAGGCAGATTTGGTTTCACCCTTGGGTGTATTGAGTGGAAGTCTGCTTCTCACACCAGGGCAAGCCATATTTCACTGTGTGGTATGAACCTGCAGACCTGCCCAGAGGATTTCACCTCTCTTAATGATGGAAAATTAACGCTCCATTGAACTGAGCTAAATGCCCCCACTGACATTTCCAAACTATTTACAGCAGGGGTCGAAAAGCAGCAAGCTGCAGGATCATTCGGGGTATATTTCTGCTGATTTGGGTGTAATGAGGGAAGCCTTTCAGACAGATTCTCTTATGATTCCATTCCAGGCAGACCTGGAGACGAAAAAAGAGATGGAAACTTTTTAAGAAAACGAGTGATGATAAAATACTATGAATGCAATTAGAAGTTTTTACGTCTCTCAGACCCCAGGAGGAGCAACTGGAGAGAATTTGGATGTCTTTGCTTGAGAAAACAAATTTCTCCTCAAGATTCACCTGACATGGAAACCAATTGTGCTGAAGTAAGAAAGGGTCCTTGCGCACGAACTACTGGCTCCTCCCAGAcatgtgtgtgtaaaaaaaaaaaaaaaaaaaaacaacctcaatTTAACAGAAGCAGCAGACCACTGACACACGCTCAATCCACGCTTACTGGTGCCCAGCAAAGCCTGAACCGGCGTGTATGTTGCAACTTTTACGCACAAACAAAATGAGAACCTTCATCTCGACCGTAACAGCGTTCTGGGTGATAACAATACCCTGCATGGAAGCCATCCATGGACTCTACAATTTTGGCCAGCACGACTTAttctacaaaaaaaacaattgcaAGCAAATCCCTGCAAATCTCCTCCTTTGCAATGACATAGAATACGCGGAGATGCGCCTCCCGAACCTGCTCGGACACGAAACCATGAATGAGGTTCTGCAGCAAGCTTCGTCGTGGATTCCTCTGGTGCAGAAACAGTGTCACCCTGACACAAGAAAATTCCTCTGCTCCCTTTTCGCTCCTGTCTGTCTGGACGACTTGGACGAGCCGATCCAGCCGTGCAGGTCTCTGTGCGAGAGCGTCAAGCGCGGCTGCGCGCCCGTCATGTCCGCGTTTGGCTTTCCGTGGCCAAAAATGTTGGACTGCGACCGTTTCCCGCTAGACAACGACCTGTGCATACCTCCAGCAGGCATTGAGAACTTGGTCCCAGTCACTACAGAGGGTAGGATTCCgattatgtgtgatttttagcCATTTTTCCATCAGCGTCCTGTGCGTAAAAACGCAGAATATGGCACACCTGGTGTGCCCTACATAAGTAACATACTGTTTTCAGTGTTGGCAGATTGTTTCATTTATCTTGTCTAATTTTTCTTTCAGTACCCAGGGTCTGTGATGCTTGcaaagaaacagatgaaaatgatAACGAAATTGTTGACAATCTTTGCAAGAATGACTTCGGTAAGTCCCTCAGATTCATTGCACCAGTAGTCCTCAAGGTGAAGTACATGTGTCCCAAGAGGTTAGAAGAAATTCAAGGCATGCTCGTATAAATGTGACAACTAAATATGCATCACCTACTGAAACCCGCGTTAAGAATATATTCAATGACCAATATGCCCCTCCCTATTGCGTGCATTTTAACACCAAATAGCATGGGTCCTCTCACTCGGCTTACATGAGGACATATAAACAAAAGTTTAATGAAGTGGCACCCTCTTGAGCCAGtcatcaaattaaaaatgtagAAATGCACTTTTCTGGGGATCACAACCAATGTTCTCCTAGCGCATGGTCCAAACCCGAGATAGGGCTTTTCAGGAAGAGCATAGGACTCACCCATCAATATCCAGAAGATGGTATTCTGCTGTGGTGACCCTTGAAAAATAGCCtaacctttttgttttctttgttttattcggttttgttttgttttctttgttttttgctctTCTGGAAGCCAATGGTGTGTTTTACCTCAAGGCAGCAAAATCCCAAGCATCATGTTCAATTGCATGTGGATATGAGTCTTCCTGCATGGACACCTGTAGTCACTGACATACTTTTTTTCTTGGTTTGCTCTTTGGCTCAGTTTAGACACCAAAATGACTTAGTCTTTAAGCTAAAAAACGACCTAAGGAGAGTATTGGGGCTGAAAACATACAGCCTTTCAACACAACACACTTCTAACAAAGCTGGATTATACCTGTATGACAAAACTGGGATGAGACCAGTTTTTGTTGTTCATAAATCCAGAGATCACCTCGGTATTGGTTTCCTTTCATTTAAAATGGCAAAACTTGGTCCTGCAGCTAGATCCTTCATTATTTAgacattttctctctctctgtttcctgAATGCATCTCCAGCTCTGAAGATCAAAGTCAAGGAGATCTCCTACATCAACGGCGACACTAAAATAGTGCCGGAGTCCAAGACCAGGACCATTTACATGATGAACGGTGTGACGGAGCGGGACCTGCGGAGGATGGCGCTGTGGCTGCGGGACGGACTGGAGTGCATCTGCGAGGAGATGAACGACATCCACGCGGCGTACCTGGTCATGGGCCAGAAGGTGGACGGCCGTCTCGTCATCACTTCACTGAAGCGCTGGCAGAAGGGACAGCGCGAGTTTAAGAGGATTTCACGCAGTATTCGTAAGATGCAGTGCTAGAATAAaagacgattaaaaaaatgcatGTCAGTGTTGAAGATAAACTTTAGTGGAgccctgtttttatttttatctgacACACAACGTGCTGCTATGGGTCATATGTTCAGGTCTTGGGCGCAGCTGTTTCCAAATCCTCAGAAGATGCCTTATGGTTTCCTCCGTTGGTTTATTATCGCATAAAAAGAAACTCTGTTACATGAGGCACATAACAAGACCAGCACATGTATTTCCCTCTATAGTGTTTATGGATTTTCAGGTGTCAGACAGATcatttaaaatatgtatttataaaaGCTCATTTCCAACATCTAAACAGTTTTCAGAGCTTGTCTTTGACTCTCATTTTGCAGTGATTtactgccccctagtggacCGTTTTGAACTCACGCGTCTTTCCGGGCGGATCGGTCTCAGTGTCGTTCCTCCGTTGCTGTTAATTGCTCTCAGATGGTGTTTAAGGTGCAGAGAAATAACAAATTACATGGCTGGAGTGAAAACTGGTAGCTTTGACTTCAGGATGAAAAATTACTCACTGTAAAAATGATTGTCAGATGTGGCTAAATCCTGCATAAAGGTGGAATTCATTACATTCAAACTgaaatgttttctcttgctgGGTTAAATGACAGTTGTGTATGTGGAAGTTATTTTAATGAGTAtactataaaaaaaatacaaaaaaaattaaaacaagttCAATTAGAAAAATTTCATTCTTGAAAGGCTGAGATGTGATCAAAAGGACATCAAATTATAAACTCTGGACAAATGCTTTTTTAGCTCGACAAAAATAGAAATTGGTCAAAAGTGTGATTCCTGTGTTTGggtgttttgtatttttatattccaCCTGTTTTCTcaagaaaaaatgagaaatagcTGGCTATATTCTCTTGATAAACCTTTTATAATGCATCATTTTCTATCACCGTATGATAAAACCAGTATTTTTTCTACTTCAGACATCATGTTTCATTTAAACCTTTGTTTAGATCTTCAATGTGTTTGATTAATATGAGCTATTTTTAAGCATAAACATAATTTTCAAATATATTGACTTGGATTAGTGCCTTGGTAAATAATCATGaatttgtgtgtatgtttgcaaaATACAGTGTTTTTAGAAGCAGTACAGTGTAAATATAATATCAAATACTGTTCATTTATTCTTGTATAAAGCTTTCAGCAATTAAAGTTGTCAAATCTACTCTGTGTGTGATTCTGGCATAAAATAGAactctttttaaatcctaaTCCTTAAAGTTATTGGATGGAAATACAGTCCAATGGTGTGTACTATTAAACAATGTCATCTAGTGGATTTTATAGGTATATTTTGGTTGTAGAAGATGCATTTAGTGGTAAATGTTTTAAaggtgaaaataataataataataatcttaaaCACATTGTGTAAGTTTAGCCTTCAATTTTTAATCATCCAAGTtatcaacttaaaaaaaaagcacttgTAGGGTTATCCACAGACTAGATCTGTTTCAAGATGCTCAACTACACCTGCTTGAGGCTTCATCTGTTGTGCAGAATGTGGGGATCTACCAGATGTTCCGTCTGTCTGGACTTATCACAAAGTTGGACGGGCCTCCCAGAGTTTTATACTGGCACAGAGTCTCAGTCATCCAGCTCATGGTCATTTCAAAATGCTTGCTTCTTTTATTGGTTCCTGAAGACATTTTTACTACCACCTGAGATATTCCCTGAGTTCACCCTGACAGGTGGAGAATTTAAGGCTCCCGATGTGTTGATGGGCTGCTCATTCTACTCCCATGTAACTGACTTGGGTTCGGGGTTAGCGTTTCTCTGTACACTCCTCACTGCATTCAGCTGCAAATGCACCACCACTCTGTTTTGGTTTGGGTACTTTATCGTTAGGGTGAACAGCTTTTTGGGTGTTATTACGTTTTAAACAATAAGATAATGCAGTCTTTGGCAATCCTTCAATGGTTTTACTGCATTACTTTTCCTCTCTGTTTGATAGTATGAAGCTCCAATGTTGGACAGCTTATGATCAAGTGGGTGGTGTGAACACATAAAGCAGATATTGGTCTTTGTGGGTGGAGGTTTCTGGTATACAACAATGCTGAGACTTCCATCCTCCAAAATGGCATTTTGTTATTTATATCTTGCATTCAACGGACTAGATGTAACATTCACTGAACTGTTGTGTTCAGTAAAGGCTTATACTTCTTGATTCATCCCAGGTGTCCTCCACATGAAACAGTGTCCTTGTAGGAGTTGCTCTACTTGCTACTTCTTTCTTGTAGGTTGGAGTTGTAGATTTTCTTACTCTTTAAACATCTGTTTTCCTCACAGTAAAATCTGTGATTGCATTTAAAATAGGCATTGGAGAGGCAGACGTTCATTTAGGGAGCCCTaccagtcagttttaatagaaGAAGACTTTTAAATAAGAGCTAAATCATCtttaaaaagcaaacaaaccaTAAAAGAAGTCCAGTTGCCTTCTAAGCTGCCTTCAGAGTTTTTGGTAACATAAATCAATGTGTGAATTGATGTGAAACTAATCATACAAAGCCCCAGGAGaggtgattaaaaaaacaaacacttcaGTGTGAAATATTTACACCTAGTCCCACATGGAAAATATATCATTAAACTATGCCGCTGTATCCAGAATGATTTGATTTATCGAGGCCTTGCCATGGTGAACATGTGTTGATTTCTGCTCATTTTGTATCTTGGTTCACTGTTATTCTAACTCTCACATGCCCACCATGTGATCCCGGTTACTCACCTCCACAGTCCCATGTGTCATATTGGGTTTGACCTAGAAATACCCGGGACTCCCCACCGGTCAGTGGTCTTTTGGCTGAATGCCAAAAACAAAGTCAACTCCACTCCTACAGTCTAGACGGTAGTTTCATTCTGACCTATTATCCTCACATGTAAATTATGTTTGTAGTCCAGCATCAGCCCTCAATGGAGTTTTCCAGTGCACTCCCGGGGGCGCTTGTTGCTGTCCATGCATGAAGTTCCTCTAAAGGGCAGAATTAGCATTTTTATGTACTTGATCTGTGCACAAAACAGTAGCTGGTATGTATGGTattaccagtactcgagttggtAAAACAAatcggggggatggtggattttatcatatggggacagataatttgtgctgattacaaataatataatatattactagcactgaccaaaacacctgcagaaatactgcaggaattacatagcagcagttaaatgcagccttctgtaagctttaaatatccacagggcttacatcaaatacatcaaaacacaaaaataaaaacagttttctgaacttatcaatatgcctctgtccttcacaggataagtaaaatggatcactgcaaaaactcaaaatcttaacaagaatatttgtcttatttctagttaaaatgtctcattttagtaaaaaaaatctcattacacttaaaacaagactcatcactggaaaaaacaacaattttcacctgtttcaagtagattttcacttgaaataagtagaaaaatctgcccttggaacaatatttttttgcttgtaataagaagataaatcttgtcccactggcagattttcctacttatttcaaatgaaacaggtgaaaattgtcacatttttctggtggtatttttctggtgatgactaaatgttgaaataacagtaaaaccacattcattgatgaaatgacataagggatggaaaggggggatggcagttttacaggggggattattttgactgtttttatttcaggggggatgctatcccccctcatcccccttcaactccagtactgggtattACTGTATGTGTGTTATAGCTATTATAAAGCACATGACAGGTATCCAGTGGATATTCACACCTCGAAGCAAATACTAAAAGATGATGAAACATTGTTCACAAAGCACAAAAATATCTTACTTTTTCCAATTCTTCAAGTTCCATCCAGCCATGTCACCATCCCGCAGGGATAAGAGCAGGGGTGAGCGGGTCCAGTGTCCTGCTTGTTCAGTTAATTCCCTGCTTCAATACACTTGATTCAAATGAaaggtcgtcatcagcttgtcatcaaggtgtgcacaagtctgttaatgacacaggcatttttatcagggtgtgttgaaggTGGAAACATCTAatacatgcaggacaccggccctccaagaccaggaTTGCCCAACCCTGGACTAGAGTCTCACCTGGTGAATCATCAGGTGAGCCCTGACATgttaccagtccatcacagcgcAAAGTAAAGACATTCCAGGACAACCTCAAATGCTCTTTCTCCAAATACTAACCGGTCAAAGCTCTTTCGAGCTTAAAAAGAGGATGGTATGTCCCATCGGCGTATTTACACATGTATGTCATTTTTACTGTCTAACAAGAGTTACTTGTTATAAATCTCTGTGGCTTGTAAGGGATTGCAACATCGAGTAAAATCCTTAATAACTTATCAAGCAAAATGTTTTACCTAGGCTTATGAAATGGGCTTAAAAATGATAATGCACCCATGTCCATTTGTTACCCATGTACCTGAGCATAATCATCGCTAGCAAGTCACATGGGACCAACATGGACCCCATGTACAATTCCATTTAGGCCCTACATGCAAATATCGACTGGGTAAAGGCAATACGGTTTATTTTACACTCTTTTTTTAGTCTGTTGcactatttatttataatagatttataaataaagaaattgtGAAATGGCCTGTCAATTTAACACAGTCCCTTTGCAGATGTGCTGTTCCATTTCCAACACCACACAGCAGGCGAtaatacatttattacaaaataatGACAATGCATAGTAACAGTAGAGTATTGTGACGTGACCATCAGTGGAGCAATGATTTGACAGGATCCCATTTCACTAGGTTTGCGTTGTTATTATTactaattaattcattaattaattaatagacTCTATCTGCTCAGGAGGCTGAGGGCTTTTGGTGTGCAGGAGAAACTCCTGAAAACATTTTACGacactgtggtggcatcagccattttttacggagtggtctgctggggcagcaacatcacagctgcagacagaaggaggctggagaaaaccatcaaaagggccggctctgtcgtgggctgctctctggacacagtgcaggtggtgggagagaggaggatgatggctaagctgtcatccatgatggagaaggactcccaccccatgaaggactatcagagcgctggagagctccttcagcgacaggctccttcaccctaaatgtgtgaaggagcgctacagaaggtccttcctccctgcagctgtgagactacacaaccagcactgctcacagtagaccacatacaacctgacaataaatgtacataagggaaataatgtgtaatatctttcactcactgcaacgtgcaattatgtaaatatccatctgtaaatatctgtctgttatctttttatatactagtatttcttattatttatctttcttcttcttcttattattattattattattgtataccagtttactgtttatagtgtgttattattattactgtcttattacttttctattgatgcctcttgtttttgcactatccccttttgctgctgtaaactgcaaatttcccctctgtgggactattaaaggtttatcttatctcttatcttatcttaataacaacaacacacaAAGCAGAATGGTGGgatggtggttagcactgttgtctCATTGAAAGAAGAATACTGGTTCAGCTCCTGGCAGGGGCCCTtcgtttgcatgttctccccatgcttgtgtgggtttttctCTGGGTGCTCCaacagtccaaaaaacatgtGTGTTAtttgtgattctaaattgcctgtgtgtgtggttatttgTCTATATCTGACCTGTACATGCTTTTGCACAAAAGAGCTGAAAAAGGCTCTGGCAGATGCCCTGATTATGAATAGGCAAGTATGCatgataagaaatcctttaatagtcaaGTTGGACTATTGGACTAAgttggaaatttcccctctctgggactattaaaggatttcttttcttatcttatcttatcttatcttatgatggatggatggacaatcgCAGTCAATATAATtaatttactgtatttaaatatgt
Proteins encoded in this window:
- the sfrp2 gene encoding secreted frizzled-related protein 2, which gives rise to MLQLLRTNKMRTFISTVTAFWVITIPCMEAIHGLYNFGQHDLFYKKNNCKQIPANLLLCNDIEYAEMRLPNLLGHETMNEVLQQASSWIPLVQKQCHPDTRKFLCSLFAPVCLDDLDEPIQPCRSLCESVKRGCAPVMSAFGFPWPKMLDCDRFPLDNDLCIPPAGIENLVPVTTEVPRVCDACKETDENDNEIVDNLCKNDFALKIKVKEISYINGDTKIVPESKTRTIYMMNGVTERDLRRMALWLRDGLECICEEMNDIHAAYLVMGQKVDGRLVITSLKRWQKGQREFKRISRSIRKMQC